The DNA window ATGCAGTGGCTTAGTGTAACAGCTCTAGCCCACCGTTAGCTGATATTGACATCTctgaattttttcttaaagtcttaaaacatgtctactatgAGATATTTCAAATTGTAAGATCTCCACGTAAATTGTAGAGAATAACAAATCATTCTTATAAATGTATAAAAACCTTTTCCTATCATAAGCATCTTAAAATTGAGAGAGGAAgtttgaaagagaaagtcaaatatgacaatatcAGTTAGCGGTAGACTTAAGTTGTTACACTTAGGTAAGGGAATCCTTCGAAGTAGTAGTGAAAGCGAGTTTTCATGGGATAATTATCACTGCGGACTCGAACATGCGTGGTCTATCCAGGACAAGAgctattttctaaaaaaaaattaggtattTTTTCGCTATGAAAATTTAACATGGGATTTGACGGACACATGATGACAACTATGTCGGTTCACTTATAAGAGGATGAAAAGAATAGTCATGAAAGATGTAACCAGACAAGAGATTGCTATTTCGAATTTCAAGGGGAGCATAAATCAATgcacttttaatttttaatttttaaatatttttataatataaacccaatatttcattatatgaaaagttcaaaaattaaattaaattatatttatttgattaccaaacttttaaaactataaatttaaattatatctaataaattaattaatggtaaaatttttaaatataaattttaaagtggGTGAACATATGggcaaatatttaatgttataattaaaataaggtGGAGAggtaataaacaaatatttgtgGTGTGGACAGCTGGCGGTGGGGTTCCATGAGGAGTTGAACAATTCCCAAATCTTAACGGATACATTGGGAATCAAAACGACGACGGATTACTTATATTTCACGGCTCTTAGGATCTGTGGGTCCGGAATGTTGGTTTATTTGTATCTTTAATCAAaccaaactaaattaataattcatattttattttctccaaaattatataatatttttaatatatatatatatatatatattaattcacTAATCATATAATTActaataaattagttaatatacagatttaaactttatatactaggcaattaaaaaaatttaatattaaaattttcattttgaagtttagaaacaaaaattaaataaattaaatatattatggGTTCTAACACATTGGACATTCTAATTTGATTTGGGATTTGAAAGGGCCTGTCTTGTTGGGCCGACAAATCGGCCCATTACATTGAGGCCCAAGTGATCGGAATCAAATATCCTACCTGctttatgaatttataataaattaaaatgaattattggtattatttatataaaaaagaaagtaaataaataactttgcGTGCTGGAAAttagttgaattttaaaatagcaTCGAAAATGGTATCGATTTGGTAATGGAATCAAGCTCTATTGTTCACGTGGGTTACCTATTACTTTGAAAAAACTGCCAATTTTACTTTCTACGGTCAATGGGCAAGAGTTCGAATCAAAACTGAAACAaattacaatatatatttataagaatttagatttataacttaatttcaatatatatttaaaaaaattacatttcaaacgattttaaatttattttaaaggtaattaaagaataattaagagaaaaataattatagacttaaataaaattttaataaatatatgtaacgcaaacaaatatatatatatatatatatatatatatgtatatatatatatatatatatatattgaaaaaaaaaaagaaaaaaagaaacaaatatatattttctaggGACAATATCAGCTTCCTCTAGAGCGAAATGACTAGGTTACCCCTGTTAAAATTTGTGGAGTTCTCAACTTGAGGGAAATGACTAGGTTACCCCTGTTGAAATTTCGTGGGGTTCTAAAAAATCATCATATGTTCTCTGATTGTTCCACACTTTTGCGTACCTATTTTATCCGACGGCTCCTTCTTCTCAAAGTCCCATTTCGTCTCCGCCGATCATCTCTGTGGCCCTAATCCCGACGATTTCATGGCGAATCTGATCCATCTCCTCCTGGCTTTTCTGTTCGTCTCGTCAACGATCGCAAGCTCCGATGTCCCGTTCATTGTCGCGCACAAGAAGGCGACGCTCACTCGTCTCAAATCCGGCGTCGAACGCGTCTCGGTCTCAATCGAAATTTACAATCAGGGATCTTCgtatgttttgtttaatttttttaatctgatTTCGCTTTTGTTTTCTGGAATGAGCTTTACTCATCAAGTGGCCTCTGAGATGTAGATCGAATCGTTCTTTGCGCATGCGTGgtttgatttatattttttgttctgGATCTAAATTGGTTTTGTTTgtactttgttcttttcttttttttttcgcttCCTTCTGTTCATGTGATTGGTTTTAAGTTGTCGTCTCGGGGATATAAATGTTAGATTCAGGCGTCAGGAAAATGTTCCCAATTGATAGAAGATTAGATGCTTTCATAGCTGTGAAATTTGgtgcatttttattttatgaattgtGGAAAAGTTCGTAATGTCTTGGTTCTTGGTTTGACACAAAGATCTTGAATGCTATTATGAACTGGAACCAGGCGTAGCTCTCCTAGCTGCATCAATAAATTCTGTATTTTGGATTTTCTATGTAAATTTCGCAAAAGGGTTGAACAggtcactttttttttatgattactACATTGACAGTCAGAATATTCGATCAGCCATGATATTCGTTGCCATTCCAGGAGTTAGTGCCTAGATCTTgtttcacattaaaaaaaaattcattaggGCTGCCATTTGCCCTGCAACGGGAAGATATAAACTGTTCTTCCAGTGATATTTTGTAGAAACTTTACAATTTGATGTAAttctatttgtttataaacggTAGCCGTGGTGAGAGGAGGGCTGTGTGTGTGTGATGAGCATTAACTGGCATTAGAAACTGTCTAGATCAAAGTAGCAGAATTATCTACTTGTCTTGCATGATACATATCATGAGAAGCTTGGAAGGGGATTCCCGAGATGTTTTTTGACATGTTTCCTATCTTATAATCCCTGATTTGAGggaatcttttcttttatcccgTTGCTCTGTTgccttttatatattttcatttctaagTAGCCTGGTTTCTAATCTTCACCCTCTTTTTGGTATTTTCACTTATAACGATTACAGGACCGCATATGATGTTACTCTGAACGATGCAAGCTGGCCAGGAGATGTCTTTGATATTGTCAGTGGCGAGACATCCAAATCGTGGGAAAGACTCGATGCGTAAGTGATATGATTTGTTTAGTATTCTTTCCTATATGCCATGGTACCCTCCATTGGGTTTTCGTGCCACTAACACACAGATCTGCTGTTTGACAGTGGTGGTCATTTATCTCATTCATTTGAATtagaagcaaaaacaaaaggaatgtTCCATGGTTCACCTGCTGTTATCACGTTCCGTGTCCCTACGAAGTCTGCTTTACAGGTCAAATATCCTTTCAATAATGATTTTAGTCTGGTTACGTAAGGTTCCAGTCGTTTTACCGTGTTCTTCTTGATTGCTGTAGGAGGCCTTATCAACCCCAATTCTACCTTTGGATGTCCTCGCTGATAGGccaccagagaagaagtttgAGTGGGTAAGTTCATCCCTTATTTTTCTCCCCACTTCAAGCTTAATGATGTATTCTTTTCAAATTGGTTTAATGTAACAATCTTTTTGCCTTTGCATGGAATTTATCTTTCACCGGGGCGTAATTTCAACAGGTCAAGGTACGATCCATTCCGTGCTCTCCATTCTTCTATAAAACTTAAAGTTgtataagaaaatagaatgaaTGTCTGTCTTTTTATTCACACAAgattcctttttcctccctGCAGAGGCTGCTCGCTAAGTATGGCTCCCTGATCTCGGTGGTCTCCTTTGTCGTTCTGTTCGTCTATCTTGTGGCCAGCCCATCGAAATCTGCTGCAAAAGGAAGCAAGAAGAAGCGTTAATCGTTAATCGCTGACCGGGAAGTAGTTCTTAGCtgtgttttacttttgatcCGCCACCCAAATTGAGGATATGTTTGGTTGATATATTTGTTGGGTTAGCACAAAGGTACAGAAACTTTTTGAGTTGATAGTTTTTGTTCATCCATCCCTAATGAGTAGTAGAGCCGGAGGAAACAGAGCTAATTATAGACACGCACGTGAGTCAGTTAAACACATGGTCCAGTAGTTGAGCTGTTTGTTTTTAAGTCATGTCGGATTTGTTCATCATATTACTCacttgtttcttctttcttagACATGATTCTGATTCCCATTTTCTTTGCCTTGTGTTCGTTCTGGACAAATCTGAGGGGGATCATTCTCGGGGCGGTCGATGATGACTTCCCGTTCCTATTTTTCCCCTCGTCCAATTCCCCGTTAAATTGTAGAATCGGTCCCGATCTTGTCTTGCCCCTCATTTGATTCCCTGTTGAGACCGTTGGATTGGTGTGATGACAATTCCCCGTTACCTCTTCCGACGACGACAATGATTTCTTAACAATCGGACGACGTTGGTGTGGTTTAGGGTTCaacttttctaatttaaactcaatttcatCGTCGGTGACCGTCGACACTTTCttttaattcctttttctataaattcatATGGTACATTACCCTATAAATTGTTccccaagaaaaaaaaaatgattgtaTTTACttatgatattaatttaaacataaaaattaatataacttATAAATTTGCAGTTAAccaaagagaaagaagttaCACTTTTAAAcatctaaataataaaaataattattaatatctaATGTTAATGGCATTTTTgtaaatgtaaaaattaaaataagggtactttttatccaaaaatgtttttgaaagaTGGTGTTTAGAGATATAAACCATAGAGATTTAATAAGTTCCAtagtttaaaagaatttggtaattttttaattttatatttaataaatttggtgATATTCCATATTTCCTAATATTTAATGgccattaaatattaatttaccCAGATAAAAATATCGAGTTTATATCTAATAGGtctattatttttcaagtatatAAGTATTTTATCTTTCGAATTAAATCACTAAATTTTTAGATTCACAAACCTTAAAAAATACGTCTTACGAAACTCTCATCATAGTTTGACTACCTGATCGAGTTGCTACGGTTCTTCTCTTCGTCAACTCAATACAAAAAGATTTACCTGATCGAGTTGCTACGGTGGTTCCAGATCGAGTTGCTACGGTGGTTCCAGATCGAGTTGCTACGATTCTTCTCTTCGTCAACTCAATACAAAAAGATTTGCCTTGCTTAGCTCACGGGATTGAAGACAAGTTCTTaaactgaattaaaaaaattcctcataaacataattaaaaattttaatatataattaaaaattttaattttatatctaaccTAATACTTAATTGTTAAAGGTGGAAGGGcttaacttataatttaatataactGAGGTACCCAATAtgcaattatttaaaagttttgtgatTGGGTATGTTGTGTAAATATCCAAAGTTATAAATGCTTACAGTTGCAACAAAGAGGATAGAGACCCACCACGTTCAGTAAACAAAGGCAGACAGCCGATTCGCTCATCATTcatatcgtcttcttcttcctcatctccatttttctccatttccgAAGAATTATGAATTACCCCTACGGCTACCAACATCCTCCGCCGGAAACCTACCCTCCTCCCGGTGAGAtccgcttcttcttcttcttctgattctgattttccattttcatttcatctcatttttttcttctcttccataGGGTACCGTCCGCCGCAGCCTGGATATCCCGGCCATCAGCCGCTGCCTCCGCCGCCACATCAAGGATATCAAGGTTATTTCTACGATGGATATTCTCCATCGGcgccgcctcctcctcctccgccgggCCCTCCTCCACCGCCTTATTGTCATCAGCACTATCATTACGATGATCGAAATGACTGTTCCTCCTTCCTTCATGGATGGTACGTTTTCCTCCATTTCTTCGATTCTTGTTGACAcgattttgatttgtttgctTGTCTTCGTGATCTCGTTGATTGATTGATCGATTGATTCTGTGTTGTGAAAATTGATTGTTCTTGTGCAATGAATGTTTTGTCGatttatttggatttggaaATCAGGAATtcaatttggatttggattttcaATGAATGTTATGATCAAGCTGTTTAAACATCGAAGGCGTTTCTTGATCTTCTTTCAATttgaattacattttaaaaatcttgctCAATGTAGAATTGTCAGCCACATTGTTCCATCCGTCTCGAACAATTTCATCTCGCAATAGTCTCGAGTCTGCTTGATAATTATTTGGTTAAAATCGTgcttatttaaataaacatttgaGTTCTCAAAACTTGACttagaattttgaaaacactCGATACAAGGAGCTATCTCGAACCAATAACAAtcatctttgttcttgttatCATGAACTAAGCAGAATTTTTCAATTGGTGCACAGATAATCTGATGCTTCCCCATTAATGCTACCTTATGATCCAATCCTTTCTTCCTCTAATTATGTTATATAGCTTTGGTTAAACTGTTGAATTGGACTGTCTCTTTTCatgttttgctctgtttttttctcaTCCATGTTCGTCGCTGTTTTAACGTTCTTGTGCGTGAGATAGCGAAACAAGCTCGATCTCGTTCGAcatgttgttttcttgtttgatcCCTTTTCTTATTGGGGACTTGCCTTCTTGCAATTGGTTATGTTTTAGCATTTACCTAAGCTTATGCCATTTTCCTCCTATGGATGCTGAAAGATTAGGGTCGAACGAGTACGTAAACTAGTAATCTTGGACACCAGAGAAATCGAATGTCGAATGTCTAAGACGTGTGGAATAACCGTGGCCACAAGTACATCATAAGATCCTTCCTGGGGCTTCTTTTAGCTTTTAGTACCAAATATGGATTCAAGGGAGAATATCTTTTGATTATGAGTGTAACCTTAAACTTGTTGTCTTGTGCAGCTTAGCTACACTGTGTTGTTGTTGTATGTTGGAGGAGTGTTTGGCCTGCTTCCGATAGACCGTGTGTTTTTTTCGGTCTCTTCGGCCGAGCTGTGTTCATGTCTCTTCGGCCGAGCTGTGTTTCGCATCACTTGGAATAAGAATTGCAGTTTCTGGTTTGTGTGATCGTAAACTATCTGTATTGTTTGTGATATCTAAATGCTGTTatttacttatatatatatatatatatacctgaACAAATAATTGTTAATACTTGTAGACTTGGAATCCTTATTTATTGTTGTCATCCAGATTCAACtttctttgagatttttaTGCTAAGTTTCTGTGGAGAATATGCTATTTGGAACTTGGTTTAATCCTccatcctttttttaattttatttttgttccttttttggTATCCAAAGAACCTAGACGATAAATGGGAATGTGAGGTTGCATCGGAAGAATCTCGGCCTGAAAGTAGAGCCAAGGTTGAGTATTAGGACTTGACTTAGAGTAGAGTCAAGTTAGCTAGAGTcgtaattgaaaaaaaatatacatacgAGCGTTGTGTATGGTTGAATGAAGCTTCGttttttacaataataacCACAATCATATACTTTTGGAATTGGAACCACGGATACTAATACtagatttcttctaaatttgagAACAACCTATTTGATCGATAACATGTATTTCCAAAGGTTGGAgatccaaaattttcatcatCGGCATCTAAATCAGTTACATGGAAAATGGAATGGAATGCCATTTTCACTAATAATCAGGTGAACTTTGAAGCCGATAGCTTTTGCTATATTATACTAGTTGTAAGGTGGGAgtttttagaatataatatcAAAAATGGAAGAACGAGCTCTTTTACTCGCCCCTCTCCTTGTCTCTAAAGGGGCGTAAGCCCTGACCTTGATAGGAGATGAGATTCATTCACTTGCATTACTTAATGCCCGAACTACTGCTATGCAGCCTTACCACAAGGCAGAGGCGATCACATGTCATAACACACTTTTGGCACAATAAATCTACTTTGAAGTTAACCGATTCGCTCGGCCCGACCAATCTTCGGACGTCAGAATGTATGGGCATGGAGAGTCTGGGGTAGGAAGCAGAGCAATAGTAAGAGAGATTGAAGAAGCATTTGAGAAATGAGAAGTGGAATTGCAAAGAAGTCTGGCTATAACATCAATGCAGcttagaaattgaaaaactcCCAATAATTACAATAAACACCAAAATACACTAAACTCACGTAGCTAAATAAAAATCCCACTGGTCAGTTGCCctaaaaacagaaagaaaggTACAAGTAATTCAAAAGCGCCTTGGAAGGAAAGAAGTATCTTCAATCTACAATGTCCATACAAACTTAGGTGCATCTTTCCTTGGCCCTACTAATGTACGGTACAGATACATTTTCCCTACTTTCTGCCCGTCGTCACGGCATAATTCCGACAGATCGTTCTCGTTGATGATCTCCACGTTCAGCCTCGGCATCTTCTTCGCTAGCGTCTTGCAGCCACCAAGAGTAATCTCGCAGGAGGACATCCAAAGGGATCGCATTGTTTCATACTTCCCGACGTCCTGCAGAAGTGCCATGTCGCCAAACGGGCTGTCCATGATCTCGAGCTTGCGAAGCTTCTTGCAACCATTCAGTATGTGAATCATTCCCTTGTCACTGTCCCCAGCAAACGCTAACGAAAGCATTTCAAGATGCTTTGCGTATTTACCGATATAATAGAAGACCCGATCAGTAAGATGGCCCGAGAGAGATAAACGTCTAAGACCTTTGCACGCTTGAACAATCGCCCCAAAACCTTCATCCAGTGCATGCCCAGTTACAGGGTCCGGTTTCGTGGGGTCGAGGATGCACAACCTGAAGCGTATGAAGTTCGGGTTGTTCTTTGCTACAGCTACAAGGGCAGCATTCGTCATCTGATGGCAGAAGTATAATATCGAATGAAGTTTCGGGCAACCCATCGATATAGCGACCAATCCTTCTTCCGTGACAGCAACATTACCAGCCCCGGAGAGGTCGGATGGGAACACCCTCAGTTCCTGCAATTCTTTACAAGTTGAAGCAACAACTTCCAGTCCTTTGTCACCAATACCATCCAGAATCTGTCAAGAATCAATCACCCAGAACATTTCTCATcattcatcatatacatatacatataaagGTTTATATCGTAGAAGAAAGGTCGGATGATCGTACCCACAAGCGCTGAAGTTTATCGCAATACCGAACGACCTTCATGAGCTCGATGCCATGAAGCCCAGGAGCATAGCTCAGGTTCAAGGATGTCAAATTCGAGCAAATTGGATAAATGGAAGCCAGGCAGCTAGGAGAAACATCTAAAAATCCAGATAAACTCCTGATCGACTTGCATTTCAGAATGGTGTTCTTGAGATTGTCGTAGATCTCGGAATCTTGATCGTGAACGTAAGACCCCGTGCCCAAGTCGACGAGTTGAGGAGCACGAACCAATATATTTTGCAAGGTTTCGAGAGGCACAGCACGGTTCAGCCTCAAACTCTTGAGGTTAGGAGATCTCGCCACAAGCCTCTCAAGAGCGCCTAGATTTACTTCTCCTCTTAAGCAAGCAAAATTCAGAGAGACAAGCGATGTGCAGCTCTCAGGAAAGCAGCTAAGCCAGTAATTACTATGGTCatcaatttcattctcttgCAGGTCGAGCTCCCTCAGAAACCTAACCCGAACGAAATCGCCACGACGAACAGATAGGAAAATGCATCAAAAAAAGCATAATTTCATCACCAAAAACCCTACATAATCAATGATCTATCTACACAGAAGCTGAAGAACATCTAACCTTAAAATGCTCAGCTCAGACAGAACAAAAGTTTCAGAAACCAATACAGAGCCACAACAAGCAAGAGTAATTAAAggttttctttgttctttacCTGCAATTGGCAGCAATGGCGGCAAGGCCATTGGTAGTGAATCCCTCACAGCTGAAGAGGAGCAGGGACTTGAAATTGGGGAAGGATCGGGAGAGTAGCTCAAGACTCTCGTCGGTGACGACCATCCGCTTCAGACGGAGCTCCTCCAGGGAAATCCGGCGCTTGGCGAAGGCTTGGATCCAAGGGTGAACGTAGCCGCCCCAATCATGAGGAACCAAATTGAAATCGGCGAAATGGGGCTTTCCTTTTAGGGTTAGGGATTTAACGCAGGGGAATCTTCCGATTAGCCTCTCCGGCGTGATCGAATAGCAATTTCCGACGAATACCTTCTGCCGGCTAAATCTCTCAACTCTGTACCATAATTTGCACACCAGCGACACCGCGTTCCGGTCACGGTGAGACGTTACATAGTCGAAAACATGTTCTAAAACTTCGTCGGGAAAATAATTCATGATTTCTCAGCATCCAAACGGAAAATTCCCCAAAAACTTtccaggaaaaaaaaaaattaaaaatggacGCAACTTTCCcaagggaaaggaaaaagaagaaccaaaaactttctgagaaaaaatatatttaacttccgaaaagaaaacgagaaaaacTCTCTTTATCCAGCACCATTACATACCGTAGGGGGGAAAAAAAGGCTCGAGAAGccctaaataaagaaagaaactcaaaaaaaaatccagaaaTTCAAACAGATCTCCAACGGATTCTCTaatgaaactcaaaatccGCGGCGAAGTCGACAGATCCAAGGAACTGAAGAGAATATAAGAACAAATCTTGCATCTCGACCAGTTCAAAAACCTAGATCTGCAATTGCAGAGAGATTGGGGGAAAGAAAGTGGAATATTCTGAAGAAGAAACtcaaaaaccaacaaaaatggCTGCAGTGGTCGAAAATGGAGGAGAGAATTTCAGGCGATTGAAGAAGTCGGGATACaaaaatgaagatgatgacGACGAATGAAAAGCGAACCGAGTTCGAAATGGAAACGATTAGATCCTTTGAACAAGAACACAAACAAATATGTACAGAAATTAAACTCCGGATTCGATTCTAATGAtgaagatgagagagagagagtgacggacagagagagaaaaacaaatgcAGAAGAACAGCGTCGTCTCTCCCACTCAAAAACGAACTGGAGatgaaacagagagagaaacagagagaggtAACCATGGTTAGTTTTTAACCGGAGGTAGTTTAACCATGGGAACATGCATGTGTCCTTATCTCTTGtttcgaagagagagagagagagaggcccCCACACTGGCTCTtgtctaaaatttaaattatttaaatttaaatttaaattttatttttttttctttatttcattctctctctatctttaTCTGTAAATGTATGACCATATCCCTGCCAAAGTCTTTTAAATGAAGTGTCAGATAAATGCCACTGGTTTTTGCAAGAAATTACGGAGTCTGCCATCGGTAACTTTCATGAGGCTATGATACGCTACGGCCGTTCCTATGTTAGTGTGATCCCGCTCACGGAGACACGTCCATGTGGGTCGAATGTTAATGACTCAGCTTAGCTGAGCGAGTAATAGTTTTTTTCCCTATTCGCAGCAGTGGGCATTGCCtttggttttaaaaatgttttttttaaaaaatctcccACGTGGGTCCCacgaatattttttaaaaattcattacttattttcaaacattaaattaatatttatttttatataaacaataaaaaataaaaaataattatgaaattaaatataattatatcgtaaacaatattttattttattttattattattattttttttgcttcttaCCCTTGATCTTTTATAAAATGGGTcgagatttttatttttattaattactcGTAAATGTATTATacgtttaataaaaaaatgtgaaatttgcaatcttttattttgtcaaattcaaattttgctAAATAAAAGTTGGattattcttctttatttcttttaatatttcataatatatatatatatatatcacaaaaatatataaatgtcatttaagaatatttagattctatttattaaatattatgcGAGTGGTGCAATATTTGACATGAACGGCCCAGCTTACGATAATAGTTTGAACGAATCAAAATTCGATAATATCgatcaaaatatttcatatttttaattaaaattatataaaataaatatattatcgtaattaacttttttttttttgtaacaaattaactttattttttacttttgtaatGTCACATGTTGGAATTATTAGAAGATGATCAAATCTTGTGTAATGTACGAAGTTTGAAAGCaataaaaaccttaaaattttggCCATTTAAAGTTGAAACCATAAtctaagaaaattttgaacaaaatcatatcatatttggACTTTGCTTTTAAGACTAactaaaataatgatttgaaaatacaaataaataaattaattattgcattttttcttaaatttagcCTTTggaagtatatatatatattttcaaaatgattaaaaataataataaataatttatagagaagactattttaaaattttatcaataaattatatttcgTAATCCGATAATATAAgacttaaaatttagaatta is part of the Cucurbita pepo subsp. pepo cultivar mu-cu-16 chromosome LG03, ASM280686v2, whole genome shotgun sequence genome and encodes:
- the LOC111791560 gene encoding translocon-associated protein subunit beta, which codes for MANLIHLLLAFLFVSSTIASSDVPFIVAHKKATLTRLKSGVERVSVSIEIYNQGSSTAYDVTLNDASWPGDVFDIVSGETSKSWERLDAGGHLSHSFELEAKTKGMFHGSPAVITFRVPTKSALQEALSTPILPLDVLADRPPEKKFEWVKRLLAKYGSLISVVSFVVLFVYLVASPSKSAAKGSKKKR
- the LOC111790428 gene encoding cysteine-rich and transmembrane domain-containing protein WIH2-like, translated to MNYPYGYQHPPPETYPPPGYRPPQPGYPGHQPLPPPPHQGYQGYFYDGYSPSAPPPPPPPGPPPPPYCHQHYHYDDRNDCSSFLHGCLATLCCCCMLEECLACFR
- the LOC111790421 gene encoding protein AUXIN SIGNALING F-BOX 2-like, which translates into the protein MNYFPDEVLEHVFDYVTSHRDRNAVSLVCKLWYRVERFSRQKVFVGNCYSITPERLIGRFPCVKSLTLKGKPHFADFNLVPHDWGGYVHPWIQAFAKRRISLEELRLKRMVVTDESLELLSRSFPNFKSLLLFSCEGFTTNGLAAIAANCRFLRELDLQENEIDDHSNYWLSCFPESCTSLVSLNFACLRGEVNLGALERLVARSPNLKSLRLNRAVPLETLQNILVRAPQLVDLGTGSYVHDQDSEIYDNLKNTILKCKSIRSLSGFLDVSPSCLASIYPICSNLTSLNLSYAPGLHGIELMKVVRYCDKLQRLWILDGIGDKGLEVVASTCKELQELRVFPSDLSGAGNVAVTEEGLVAISMGCPKLHSILYFCHQMTNAALVAVAKNNPNFIRFRLCILDPTKPDPVTGHALDEGFGAIVQACKGLRRLSLSGHLTDRVFYYIGKYAKHLEMLSLAFAGDSDKGMIHILNGCKKLRKLEIMDSPFGDMALLQDVGKYETMRSLWMSSCEITLGGCKTLAKKMPRLNVEIINENDLSELCRDDGQKVGKMYLYRTLVGPRKDAPKFVWTL